From the Streptomyces pluripotens genome, one window contains:
- a CDS encoding aromatic-ring-hydroxylating dioxygenase subunit beta has translation MSSPTTEGRRDATVPTAITTSPGLRSEVEDHYVSYALTMDDKRPNDWVDRFLDTGLYAVGTYNNVSTTGMWWYTDRGLGALKERAAYMNGYLRHNPTRTLHTVTNVRARETEDGRIKAEAYVVLYVSDRSEPSRFHVCGRYDDLLARTDDGLRFAEHRVVLDAETLPGNMGVLL, from the coding sequence GTGAGCAGCCCGACGACGGAAGGAAGGCGCGACGCCACCGTGCCCACAGCGATCACGACCTCACCCGGCCTGCGTAGCGAGGTCGAGGACCATTACGTGTCCTACGCCTTGACGATGGACGACAAGCGTCCCAACGACTGGGTCGACCGGTTCCTCGACACCGGGCTGTACGCCGTCGGCACGTACAACAACGTCTCGACGACCGGCATGTGGTGGTACACGGACCGGGGCCTGGGCGCTCTGAAGGAGCGCGCCGCCTACATGAACGGCTATCTGCGCCACAACCCGACCCGGACCCTGCACACCGTCACCAACGTGCGCGCCCGGGAGACCGAGGACGGCCGGATCAAGGCCGAGGCATATGTCGTCCTGTACGTCTCCGACCGCTCCGAGCCGTCCCGCTTCCACGTCTGCGGCCGGTACGACGACCTTCTCGCCCGGACGGACGACGGACTCCGCTTCGCCGAGCACCGGGTCGTCCTCGACGCCGAGACCCTGCCCGGCAACATGGGCGTGCTGCTCTGA
- a CDS encoding alpha/beta hydrolase, with product MKKRTVSALRNVAAVCAAVTLFSAGVAGSAPAAELTTPVCQATTVDVPLGSGTGHMWGELCRPAGWRPSTVVTMVHGATYNHNYWDFPYKPDTYSFSRMLNRAGYATFVVDRLGTGDSTVPPSSQLNLTVEAGHMHKVVQDLRAGRIGGTRFSKVVMAGYSLGSAVSEIEASTFHDVDALLITALGHYNNPAGTQAIIANGQDPNTDPVLGGRHRYDAGYATTKPGSRETVFYADQPMDWGVLVTDELTKDANVFSEASDPLITDPSVSKAIDVPVMFALGDHDPLMCGDGYEDCTSTAALRAQEAPFWSSAPSFDAFLLPNAGHGLNLAPNTGVYQRAVRSWLDRVVGRC from the coding sequence ATGAAGAAGCGGACTGTCTCCGCATTACGGAACGTCGCGGCGGTGTGCGCCGCGGTGACGCTCTTCTCGGCCGGCGTCGCGGGTTCCGCTCCCGCCGCCGAACTCACCACCCCGGTCTGCCAGGCCACCACCGTCGACGTCCCCCTGGGCTCGGGGACCGGACACATGTGGGGCGAGTTGTGCCGCCCGGCCGGCTGGCGGCCCAGCACTGTGGTGACGATGGTGCATGGCGCGACCTACAACCATAACTACTGGGACTTTCCCTACAAACCAGACACTTACTCATTCAGTCGGATGCTGAACCGGGCCGGGTACGCCACCTTCGTCGTCGACCGGCTCGGCACCGGTGACAGCACCGTCCCGCCCAGCTCCCAGTTGAACCTGACCGTCGAGGCCGGCCACATGCACAAGGTCGTACAGGACCTGCGGGCCGGCCGAATAGGCGGCACCAGGTTCAGCAAGGTGGTGATGGCCGGTTACTCCCTCGGCTCCGCGGTGTCGGAGATCGAGGCATCGACGTTCCACGACGTCGACGCACTGCTGATCACCGCCTTGGGTCACTACAACAACCCGGCGGGCACACAGGCGATCATCGCGAACGGGCAGGATCCGAACACCGACCCCGTGCTCGGCGGCCGGCACCGGTACGACGCCGGCTACGCCACCACCAAGCCGGGCAGCCGCGAGACCGTCTTCTACGCCGACCAGCCGATGGACTGGGGTGTGCTCGTCACGGACGAACTCACCAAGGACGCCAACGTCTTCAGCGAGGCGAGCGATCCACTCATCACCGATCCCTCGGTCAGCAAGGCGATCGACGTCCCGGTCATGTTCGCCCTCGGCGACCACGACCCGCTGATGTGCGGTGACGGTTACGAGGACTGCACGTCGACGGCGGCCCTGCGCGCTCAGGAGGCACCGTTCTGGAGCTCCGCACCCAGCTTCGACGCGTTCCTGCTCCCGAACGCCGGACACGGGCTGAACCTCGCGCCGAACACCGGCGTCTACCAGCGGGCGGTCAGGTCCTGGCTGGATCGGGTCGTCGGACGGTGCTGA
- a CDS encoding S8 family serine peptidase: protein MTRTSGESRLPRAAVRAAALLTAAAIPMLAAVPASGLDIRGSEWPLNRGHLAADRIWPTSRGKGVTVAVVDTGVQANHPDLVGRVLPGADFTGDTADGRTDTATVSHGTAIAGIIAGTGASHDGRGMTGLAPQARILPVRVSEQGVVASQLLADGITYAADHQAKVINVSIGSSIDYPAVRAAVAHAQARGALVVASAGNDGTSGNPIQYPAALPGVVAVSGVDSKGGFWPHSEHGPDIALAAPAVGIYSTNDQGEYVKADGTSYAAAYVSATAALLWARRPELTAGQVVSLLINTAQRRTSEARDQRYGYGIVDPRRALAAAAPTAVSNPLMTAPPAADPSGGVASAVWPASAAVGAVMLLAAAYALRRRRTPQN, encoded by the coding sequence ATGACCCGAACGTCCGGCGAGTCACGGCTCCCGCGCGCCGCGGTGCGTGCTGCGGCCCTCCTGACGGCTGCCGCGATTCCCATGCTTGCCGCCGTTCCCGCGTCGGGCCTTGACATCCGCGGATCGGAATGGCCGTTGAACCGCGGCCACCTGGCAGCCGACCGGATCTGGCCCACCAGCCGGGGAAAGGGGGTGACGGTTGCCGTCGTGGACACCGGCGTCCAGGCCAACCACCCGGACCTCGTGGGACGCGTACTGCCGGGTGCCGACTTCACCGGTGACACCGCCGATGGACGCACCGACACCGCGACCGTCTCGCACGGCACGGCCATCGCCGGGATCATCGCGGGCACAGGTGCCTCCCACGACGGCAGGGGCATGACCGGGCTCGCCCCACAAGCGCGGATCCTCCCGGTCCGCGTGAGTGAACAGGGCGTCGTCGCGAGCCAGTTGCTCGCTGACGGCATCACCTACGCGGCGGACCACCAAGCGAAGGTCATCAACGTGTCGATCGGCTCATCAATCGACTACCCGGCCGTACGGGCGGCTGTGGCGCACGCCCAGGCCCGCGGCGCACTGGTCGTGGCCTCCGCCGGGAACGACGGCACCAGCGGCAACCCCATCCAGTACCCCGCGGCCCTCCCCGGCGTTGTCGCCGTGTCCGGCGTCGACTCCAAGGGCGGCTTCTGGCCGCACAGCGAGCACGGTCCCGACATCGCGCTCGCGGCTCCCGCGGTGGGTATCTACTCGACCAACGACCAAGGTGAGTACGTGAAGGCGGACGGGACCAGCTATGCCGCCGCCTACGTCTCGGCCACAGCCGCCCTGCTCTGGGCGCGGCGACCCGAACTGACGGCAGGACAGGTGGTCAGCCTCTTGATCAATACCGCACAGCGCCGCACCAGCGAGGCCCGTGACCAACGCTACGGCTACGGCATCGTGGACCCGCGTCGGGCCCTTGCTGCCGCCGCGCCGACCGCAGTCTCCAATCCTCTGATGACCGCACCACCCGCAGCGGACCCGTCCGGCGGGGTGGCCTCAGCCGTGTGGCCCGCCTCGGCCGCAGTTGGCGCCGTAATGCTGCTCGCCGCCGCCTATGCGCTGCGCAGACGGCGGACCCCTCAAAACTGA
- a CDS encoding ferredoxin, which yields MASVEVDLTRCAGYGLCVDAAPEVFRMSEVAEVAEVLRPEPGPELTDSVREAARACPAHAVFLFKDQPPGPDGDEPTG from the coding sequence GTGGCGTCCGTCGAGGTGGATCTGACCCGTTGCGCGGGGTACGGCCTCTGCGTGGACGCAGCTCCCGAGGTCTTCCGGATGAGCGAGGTCGCGGAGGTCGCCGAGGTGCTGCGGCCCGAGCCCGGACCCGAATTGACCGATTCCGTACGCGAAGCGGCGCGGGCCTGCCCGGCCCATGCGGTGTTCCTGTTCAAGGATCAGCCACCGGGCCCGGACGGAGACGAGCCGACGGGGTGA